In Rhodococcus qingshengii JCM 15477, the sequence CCTGATCGTGATGGGGTCGACCGGATCGGGTGCACTGCGCTCACGGCTGCTCGGATCGACCGCACTGAAGGTGGCCAATCATGCAACCTGTCCGGTCACCGTGTGGCGTGGTTCGGCGGAGAATCCCGGTCCGGATCAGCGTCCCGTCATCGTCGGAGTCGACGGAAGCGCGTTGAGCAAGAAGGCCGTCGAGTACGCGTTTCGTTATGCCGATCAGTTCGACGCGCCGCTCATCGCGGTCCACACCTGGCAGGGCTCGTCCACCTTCCGCGAAGGCGGAGCGGGAATCCTGATCGACTGGGAGGCTGTCGAGCAGGAGGAATCGGCGCTACTGGCGGAAAATCTAGCCGGTATGGCCGACCAGTACCCGGACGTGCCGGTCACCCGCATCAGTGAACCCGGTGCCGCTGCTCCCGTCATGCTCAAATACGCCGACGACGCACAGTTGATAGT encodes:
- a CDS encoding universal stress protein, which gives rise to MNTLAGHQDVVAGIDGSEASTAAARWAASVANAVNSRLILAHALPQEGPIYSPAAVMLQSQFLSQIREDGEAIVDAAAAVISAEFPELTIESEIAPGPASTHILESSGTARLIVMGSTGSGALRSRLLGSTALKVANHATCPVTVWRGSAENPGPDQRPVIVGVDGSALSKKAVEYAFRYADQFDAPLIAVHTWQGSSTFREGGAGILIDWEAVEQEESALLAENLAGMADQYPDVPVTRISEPGAAAPVMLKYADDAQLIVVGSHGRSAMAGAVMGSTSQNLLHHAPGPVMICRA